One region of Vigna angularis cultivar LongXiaoDou No.4 chromosome 10, ASM1680809v1, whole genome shotgun sequence genomic DNA includes:
- the LOC108334634 gene encoding uncharacterized protein LOC108334634 isoform X1, translated as MKLEGKVAFRHSNIGLEPESQSFVFIDDRISDGYKLPSQKLKEYENEMPAFQEKTEQGLDSLRYDMESVDCERNEYEAKVKDLVEPVSHSSKDVESLLKFPNDIESVKRSPSPISNPREGEGSPRNSVDVYMVKTVTEFEPHPEVCFNESNYHVVKDICIDEGVLKKDNVVFVNPVDEKARDFFPFESCETKEKQKDNTNINVLSLTPTEESDKVSANHNQHKDLMLTEVSGDVNKETPSLGDKVLLQDLLTEDSASSDDKGEQISSLLEESKSTDEEAMLSSPSLAVADDESKKDNKPQENATFTRQVDPSAPADCGKEECSQTGTCRCAEIHHTTRPIEWKSDDQAVTSLIRHSLGESSFSAVGPVSGRISYSGPVPYSGSISLRSDSSTTSTRSFAFPIIQSEWNSSPVRMVKADRRHHRKQRCCWTGGFLCCKF; from the exons ATGAAATTAG AAGGAAAAGTGGCTTTTCGGCATTCAAATATTGGTCTTGAGCCTGAATCTCAGTCGTTTGTGTTCATCGACGATCGAATTTCTGATGGATACAAATTACCAAGCCAGAAACTGAAGGAATATGAGAATGAAATGCCCGCATTTCAAGAGAAAACTGAACAAGGTTTAGATTCATTACGATATGACATGGAGTCAGTTGATTGTGAAAGAAATGAATATGAAGCAAAGGTAAAGGACTTGGTTGAGCCAGTATCTCACTCTTCTAAGGATGTAGAGTCATTGTTGAAGTTTCCAAACGATATAGAATCAGTTAAAAGGTCTCCTTCACCCATCTCTAATCCTAGAGAGGGAGAAGGGTCACCTAGGAATTCTGTTGATGTTTACATGGTCAAAACTGTTACAGAATTTGAACCACATCCAGAAGTATGTTTCAATGAGAGTAATTATCATGTTGTCAAGGATATATGCATCGATGAAGGAGTCCTTAAGAAGGATAATGTGGTGTTTGTGAATCCTGTCGACGAAAAGGCCCGCGATTTCTTCCCTTTTGAGAGTTGTGAAActaaagaaaaacagaaagacAACACCAATATCAATGTACTAAGCCTAACACCAACAGAGGAGTCTGATAAGGTTTCTGCTAATCATAATCAGCACAAGGATTTGATGCTCACTGAAGTTTCTGGCGATGTCAACAAAGAGACACCTTCACTGGGAGACAAGGTTTTGTTGCAAGATTTACTCACTGAGGACTCTGCATCTTCTGATGACAAGGGTGAACAg ATCTCCTCCCTATTGGAAGAGTCCAAAAGTACAGACGAGGAAGCAATGTTGAGTAGCCCTTCTTTGGCAGTGGCAGATGATGAATCAAAGAAAGACAACAAGCCTCAAGAGAATGCAACCTTCACTCGGCAAGTTGATCCTTCAGCTCCTGCAGATTGTGGTAAAGAAGAATGCAGCCAAACTGGTACTTGTAGATGTGCTGAAATCCATCATACAACCAGGCCAATAGAATGGAAGAGCGATGATCAGGCTGTAACCAGCCTCATTCGTCACAGCTTAGGTGAGTCAAGTTTCTCCGCCGTCGGTCCAGTGTCTGGTCGAATAAGTTATTCAGGGCCGGTACCTTACTCCGGCAGCATCTCCCTTCGATCGGATAGCAGCACGACAAGCACACGATCCTTTGCATTTCCTAT AATTCAATCTGAATGGAATAGCAGCCCGGTTAGGATGGTGAAGGCTGACCGGAGGCATCACCGGAAGCAGCGGTGCTGCTGGACGGGTGGCTTTCTTTGCTGTAAATTCTGA
- the LOC108335592 gene encoding uncharacterized protein LOC108335592: MELLIIITLFTFSFSSLLPTSSSHIQLQPSSLQLQDDNMNTNLQLSLPAVPRKLRFTEKVKEDEKARDLGPQKQDDSFAAEKQYHRKQNMVLGNKGTRQEWMEVDDPSQYFTMDYTRVRRRRPIHNKKLPVGP; encoded by the exons ATGGAGCTTCTAATCATCATCACTCTTTTTACCTtttccttctcttctcttctacCAACTTCTTCTTCCCATATTCAGTTGCAACCTTCTTCACTCCAGCTTCAAG ATGATAATATGAATACAAACCTGCAGCTTTCTCTACCAGCGGTTCCCAGAAAGCTAAGATTCACTGAGAAA gttaaagaagatgaaaaagcCAGAGATCTTGGACCACAAAAGCAGGATGATTCCTTTGCTGCAG AGAAACAATACCATAGAAAGCAAAACATGGTGCTTGGCAACAAGGGGACAAGACAAGAATGGATGGAGGTTGATGACCCTTCACAATACTTTACCATGGATTATACCCGAGTGAGAAGACGACGTCCCATACACAACAAGAAATTGCCGGTTGGTCCATGA
- the LOC108334922 gene encoding germin-like protein subfamily 2 member 4: protein MDSFAGVSTAENVSVYRSLAAVHCILGFRFGTLGSYLCIAFTAILVNGFSCKAETNVTEADFFFAGLAKPGVINNTLGSLVIAANVEKIPRLNTLGVSFSRIDYKAGGLNPPHTHPRATEILFVLDGQLDAGFITTANKLISKSIKKGEIFVFPKGLVHSQKNSGDKPASVLSAFNSQLPRTFFVAAALLPKNHSTTSVQVPTEAVESEILTRFSKNRAFVPSDPNLYVVQ from the exons ATGGATTCGTTTGCTGGCGTCTCTACGGCGGAGAATGTCTCGGTCTATCGGAGTTTAGCGGCGGTGCATTGCATTCTAGGGTTTCGATTTGGGACTTTGGGGTCCT ACCTTTGTATCGCATTCACCGCCATTTTA GTGAATGGATTTTCCTGCAAGGCAGAGACGAATGTGACAGAAGCTGATTTCTTCTTTGCTGGTTTAGCCAAACCTGGAGTTATCAACAACACATTGGGATCTTTGGTTATTGCAGCCAATGTGGAAAAAATTCCAAGACTTAACACATTGGGAGTGTCTTTCTCTAGAATAGACTATAAAGCTGGGGGACTTAACCCACCTCACACACACCCTCGTGCCACTGAGATTTTGTTTGTGTTGGATGGTCAATTAGACGCGGGGTTTATCACCACAGCCAACAAGCTCATCTCAAAGTCCATTAAGAAAGGTGAAATCTTTGTGTTCCCGAAAGGTTTGGTGCATTCTCAGAAGAACAGCGGAGACAAGCCTGCTTCAGTGCTTTCTGCTTTTAACAGCCAACTTCCTAGAACCTTTTTTGTAGCTGCAGCTCTATTGCCCAAAAACcactctactacctcggttcaggtcccaaccgaggcagtagaatcCGAGATATTGACTCGGTTCAGcaagaaccgag cATTTGTTCCAAGTGATCCAAACTTATATGTTGTTCAATAG
- the LOC108334634 gene encoding uncharacterized protein LOC108334634 isoform X2, whose translation MPAFQEKTEQGLDSLRYDMESVDCERNEYEAKVKDLVEPVSHSSKDVESLLKFPNDIESVKRSPSPISNPREGEGSPRNSVDVYMVKTVTEFEPHPEVCFNESNYHVVKDICIDEGVLKKDNVVFVNPVDEKARDFFPFESCETKEKQKDNTNINVLSLTPTEESDKVSANHNQHKDLMLTEVSGDVNKETPSLGDKVLLQDLLTEDSASSDDKGEQISSLLEESKSTDEEAMLSSPSLAVADDESKKDNKPQENATFTRQVDPSAPADCGKEECSQTGTCRCAEIHHTTRPIEWKSDDQAVTSLIRHSLGESSFSAVGPVSGRISYSGPVPYSGSISLRSDSSTTSTRSFAFPIIQSEWNSSPVRMVKADRRHHRKQRCCWTGGFLCCKF comes from the exons ATGCCCGCATTTCAAGAGAAAACTGAACAAGGTTTAGATTCATTACGATATGACATGGAGTCAGTTGATTGTGAAAGAAATGAATATGAAGCAAAGGTAAAGGACTTGGTTGAGCCAGTATCTCACTCTTCTAAGGATGTAGAGTCATTGTTGAAGTTTCCAAACGATATAGAATCAGTTAAAAGGTCTCCTTCACCCATCTCTAATCCTAGAGAGGGAGAAGGGTCACCTAGGAATTCTGTTGATGTTTACATGGTCAAAACTGTTACAGAATTTGAACCACATCCAGAAGTATGTTTCAATGAGAGTAATTATCATGTTGTCAAGGATATATGCATCGATGAAGGAGTCCTTAAGAAGGATAATGTGGTGTTTGTGAATCCTGTCGACGAAAAGGCCCGCGATTTCTTCCCTTTTGAGAGTTGTGAAActaaagaaaaacagaaagacAACACCAATATCAATGTACTAAGCCTAACACCAACAGAGGAGTCTGATAAGGTTTCTGCTAATCATAATCAGCACAAGGATTTGATGCTCACTGAAGTTTCTGGCGATGTCAACAAAGAGACACCTTCACTGGGAGACAAGGTTTTGTTGCAAGATTTACTCACTGAGGACTCTGCATCTTCTGATGACAAGGGTGAACAg ATCTCCTCCCTATTGGAAGAGTCCAAAAGTACAGACGAGGAAGCAATGTTGAGTAGCCCTTCTTTGGCAGTGGCAGATGATGAATCAAAGAAAGACAACAAGCCTCAAGAGAATGCAACCTTCACTCGGCAAGTTGATCCTTCAGCTCCTGCAGATTGTGGTAAAGAAGAATGCAGCCAAACTGGTACTTGTAGATGTGCTGAAATCCATCATACAACCAGGCCAATAGAATGGAAGAGCGATGATCAGGCTGTAACCAGCCTCATTCGTCACAGCTTAGGTGAGTCAAGTTTCTCCGCCGTCGGTCCAGTGTCTGGTCGAATAAGTTATTCAGGGCCGGTACCTTACTCCGGCAGCATCTCCCTTCGATCGGATAGCAGCACGACAAGCACACGATCCTTTGCATTTCCTAT AATTCAATCTGAATGGAATAGCAGCCCGGTTAGGATGGTGAAGGCTGACCGGAGGCATCACCGGAAGCAGCGGTGCTGCTGGACGGGTGGCTTTCTTTGCTGTAAATTCTGA